The following proteins are co-located in the Echinicola sp. 20G genome:
- the scpA gene encoding methylmalonyl-CoA mutase: MRPNLNQLSQQRNVINKVISSVHLWETSGKISVPTSFDTEKIKELGHVKYGSGIPPFLRGPYSTMYKTRPWTVRQYAGFSTAEASNEFYKKNLAAGQKGLSIAFDLATHRGYDSDHPRVQGDVGKAGVAIDSVLDMKVLFDQIPLDQMSVSMTMNGAVIPVMAFYIVAAEEQGVNPDKLKGTIQNDILKEFMVRNTYIYPPEPSMKIIADIFEYTAKHMPLFNSISISGYHMLEAGATPDLELAFTLSDGLEYVRTGLKAGLAIDDFAPRLSFFWGIGMNHYMEIAKMRAGRLLWAKLMKRFDAKNPKSLMLRAHCQTSGWSLTEQDAFNNVARTTVEALAAVLGHTQSLHTNAFDEAIALPTDFSARIARNTQLILREELGLTSNVDPLCGADYLEYLTDRLVEKAWEHIQEVEELGGMTKALESGFPKRKIEEAAARKQARIDSGEEIIVGVNKFVSEKDHDFNVLEIDNEEVRKKQIERITQLKLLRNEEKVLLSLGELTKAAKSGSGNLLELAVDAARKRATLGEISMAMEKVYGRHKASGSIVSGVYIKESQDSEAVKNAILLSDKFEQFDGRRPRILIAKMGQDGHDRGAKVIATGFADMGFDVDIGPLFQTPEEVARQAADNDVHIVGASSLAGGHKTLIPQLIQALIDLGRGDIKVVAGGVIPPHDYEFLKSKGVLAVFGPGTELPKAAIEILQTLMKG, from the coding sequence ATGAGGCCAAACCTGAACCAACTAAGTCAGCAAAGAAATGTAATTAATAAAGTTATATCCTCAGTGCATTTGTGGGAAACATCAGGTAAGATAAGTGTGCCGACTAGTTTTGATACAGAAAAGATCAAGGAGCTGGGGCATGTGAAATATGGCTCTGGGATTCCTCCTTTTTTAAGGGGACCCTATAGTACCATGTACAAAACCAGACCTTGGACAGTTCGTCAATATGCTGGCTTTTCGACTGCTGAAGCTTCCAATGAATTTTATAAGAAAAACCTGGCAGCAGGCCAGAAAGGGCTGTCTATTGCTTTTGATTTAGCTACCCATAGAGGTTATGATTCTGATCATCCAAGAGTGCAGGGAGATGTAGGCAAGGCAGGAGTGGCGATTGATTCGGTGCTGGATATGAAGGTGCTTTTTGATCAAATTCCTCTTGACCAAATGTCTGTTTCCATGACCATGAATGGGGCTGTTATTCCAGTAATGGCATTTTACATTGTAGCCGCTGAAGAACAAGGAGTAAATCCTGATAAGTTGAAAGGCACTATTCAGAATGATATTTTGAAGGAGTTTATGGTTCGAAATACATACATCTATCCTCCAGAACCATCAATGAAAATCATTGCTGATATTTTTGAATATACTGCTAAACATATGCCACTTTTTAATTCCATTTCCATTTCGGGCTATCATATGCTAGAGGCTGGTGCCACACCCGATTTGGAGTTGGCTTTCACTTTATCTGATGGTTTGGAGTATGTGAGAACAGGCTTAAAGGCGGGCTTGGCAATAGATGATTTTGCTCCTCGGCTTTCTTTTTTCTGGGGTATTGGCATGAATCATTATATGGAAATAGCCAAGATGAGGGCGGGAAGGTTGTTATGGGCAAAGTTGATGAAGCGCTTTGATGCTAAAAATCCCAAATCCCTAATGCTGAGAGCACATTGCCAGACATCAGGATGGTCACTGACCGAACAAGACGCTTTCAACAATGTAGCTCGAACAACTGTGGAGGCCTTAGCTGCGGTTCTTGGACATACACAGTCCTTGCATACCAATGCTTTTGATGAGGCCATAGCCTTACCGACTGATTTTTCTGCTCGAATTGCCAGAAACACCCAATTGATCCTGAGAGAAGAGCTTGGGCTGACCAGCAATGTGGATCCACTTTGTGGAGCAGATTACTTGGAATATTTGACAGATCGGTTGGTTGAAAAGGCTTGGGAACATATCCAAGAAGTGGAGGAGCTCGGTGGTATGACCAAGGCTTTGGAATCAGGTTTTCCTAAAAGAAAAATAGAAGAGGCTGCAGCCAGAAAGCAGGCAAGGATAGATAGTGGTGAAGAGATCATTGTTGGGGTCAATAAATTTGTTTCGGAGAAAGATCATGACTTTAATGTCCTTGAGATAGATAATGAGGAAGTGCGTAAAAAGCAAATAGAAAGAATTACTCAATTAAAATTGCTGCGGAATGAGGAAAAAGTTCTGTTAAGCTTGGGTGAGCTTACAAAAGCGGCAAAAAGTGGTTCGGGAAATTTGCTCGAATTGGCTGTGGATGCTGCTAGAAAAAGAGCTACATTAGGAGAGATCTCAATGGCTATGGAAAAGGTGTATGGAAGACATAAAGCAAGCGGAAGCATTGTCTCAGGAGTTTACATTAAAGAATCCCAAGATAGTGAAGCGGTCAAGAATGCTATTCTATTATCAGACAAGTTTGAGCAATTCGATGGAAGGAGACCAAGAATATTGATTGCTAAAATGGGGCAAGATGGCCACGATAGGGGGGCAAAGGTGATTGCTACAGGTTTTGCAGATATGGGCTTTGATGTGGATATTGGGCCTCTTTTTCAAACACCAGAAGAGGTGGCAAGGCAAGCCGCCGATAATGATGTGCATATTGTTGGTGCGTCTTC